The genomic region GCAGCTTCGTCAGCCCCGAGTCGCCCAGCCCGGTGACAGTCGTCGCACCGATCGACACCGTCCCGCGGGTCACCGAGTCCAGCCCGGCCAGGCAGTGCATGAGCGTCGACTTGCCGGAACCCGACGGGCCCATGATCGCGGTGAAGCGGCCACGTTCGAACTCCGCGCTGACCCCCCGCAGCGCGATGACCTGAGCCTCGCCGCTGCCGTACACCTTCCACACGTCGTTCGCCCGGGCCGCGGCCTGCGCCTGCTGGCCTACCGTCGCGGTCACGTCATCTACCTCTTCCGTCTGTCCGAATCTCACGCCGCCCCCCGATGGTCCGGCGCGACTGTTCCATCATCGGCGCTGCTCGCGCCCGCCCCGTCCGCCCACGGGGGGACCCGGCGCGGATTTCCCGCTGCGGGTGCACCCCCATGCCGCATCAGGGTTGCCCCTGACCCGACGGCCGATCGACAGGTTTCCCGACCGGCGAAACACCGCCGGGCACGACACTTCCCCCTCACGCCACAGGAGGGTCAACCGCGCCGAGCCACCTACGGTCACGGTAGGTGACCGCGGCAACAGGGCCGTCCCCCCACGGAGGGATCTTCGAGTACGCCAGGTGGGGTACCCGCCGCGCGGCCACTACGCCCGGGGGCGGACCAGACCCGACTCGTACGCCAGCACGACCGCCTGCACCCGGTCGCGCAGCCGCAGCTTGGTCAGCAGGTGCCCGACGTGGGTCTTGACCGTGGTCTCGCTCACCGAGAGCACCGCGGCGATCTCGGCGTTGGACAACCCCCGGGCCACCTGCACCAGCACCTCGCGTTCCCGGTCGGTGAGCGCGCTGAGCGCCTGCGACGGCGTCGCCGCCGGGTCCGGCAGCAGGTCGGCGAAGCGCTCCAGCAGCCGCCGCAGGATCCGCGGCGCGACCACCGCGTCCCCACCGGCCACCGTGCGGATCGCCGCGATCAGCTCCTCGGCCGGCACGTCCTTGGCCAGGAACCCGCTGGCGCCCGCCCGCAGCGCCCCCACCACGTACTCGTCGAGGTCGAACGTGGTGAGCACCAGCACCCGCACCGGCAGTCGGGCGTCGACGATCGCCCGGGTCGCGGCCACCCCGTCCATGCGGGGCATCCGGATGTCCATCAGCACGACGTCGGGCAGCAGCCGGCGGGACAGCTCCACCGCCTCCACGCCGTCGCCGGCCTCCGCCACCACGTCCAGGTCGCCCTCGGCGCCCAGCACCATCCGGAAGCCCGTGCGCAGCAGCGGCTGGTCGTCGGCGAGCAGGATCCGCACCGGCCGCGCCGAGGGCGCCTGATCGCTCATCTCGTCTCCCGTCCCGCCGACGTCGTGGCGCGCACCGGTCATCCTCGCGTACCGGAGCCGGTGCGTCGCGGATCACCGTAGAGGCCGGCCCGTCGCCCTGTCCCGACCGCGGCGGCACCGCTGCGGTCGGGCCCCCGGCGCCGGCACGCGATCCGGGCGGCCCGGGTCGCCGCGCCGGGCGGACGCGTCGCTCAGGTCGGGTCAGTCGTCGGCGCCGGGCACCACCGGAGCGGATCGGGCGTCGCGCAGCGGGTCGGCGTTCGCCGCCGCGACCGGGAACGGCGGCGGGGTCCCGCCGAAGGTGGGGCAGAGGGCCTGGTGACTGCACCAGTCGCACAGCTTGCTCGGACGGGGCCGGAAGTCCTGCCGGGCGGTGGCCTGCTCGATCGCCCGCCACAGCGCCACCACCGTGCGCTCGAAGCGGACCAGCTCGTCGGCGTCGGGGGTGTAATCCAACACCTCGGCGTCGCGCAGGTAGAGCAGGCGCAACACCCGGGGCACCACCCCCCGGGTGCGCCACAGCACCAGCGCGTAGAACTTCAGCTGGAACAGCGCACGCGCCTCGAACGCCTCCCGGGGAGCGCCGCCGGTCTTGTAGTCGACCACCCGCAGCGCGCCGTCCGGGGCGACGTCGAGCC from Micromonospora lupini harbors:
- a CDS encoding response regulator, with protein sequence MSDQAPSARPVRILLADDQPLLRTGFRMVLGAEGDLDVVAEAGDGVEAVELSRRLLPDVVLMDIRMPRMDGVAATRAIVDARLPVRVLVLTTFDLDEYVVGALRAGASGFLAKDVPAEELIAAIRTVAGGDAVVAPRILRRLLERFADLLPDPAATPSQALSALTDREREVLVQVARGLSNAEIAAVLSVSETTVKTHVGHLLTKLRLRDRVQAVVLAYESGLVRPRA